The following proteins come from a genomic window of Nitrospirota bacterium:
- a CDS encoding tRNA (adenine-N1)-methyltransferase — MIAKELKEGEWIHLIDYKERVYTLVLKKGARFQYSGQFLAHDEVIGKPEGIKVVFSSGKEMTVLRPTYSEYVLKMPRGAQIIYPKDTGQILMLADIYPGATVLEAGIGSGALSMAILRCIGPAGTLISYETREDFAKRALLNIEQYMGPPTNLILKHQDIYKEITEQDLDRIVLDVPEPWQVVPHARISLRTGGVFLSYLPTIVQVIQLVETLRREKGFSQINVSESLVREWKVDGQSVRPDHRMVAHTAFLTTARRINY; from the coding sequence ATGATAGCTAAGGAGTTAAAAGAGGGGGAATGGATTCACCTGATTGATTACAAGGAACGCGTTTATACGCTGGTGTTGAAAAAAGGGGCGCGGTTTCAATATAGCGGCCAATTTTTAGCGCACGACGAAGTGATCGGTAAACCGGAGGGGATAAAAGTGGTCTTTTCTTCCGGAAAAGAGATGACGGTTTTAAGGCCAACCTATAGTGAATATGTTCTTAAAATGCCGAGGGGAGCGCAGATTATCTACCCAAAGGATACCGGTCAGATCCTTATGCTGGCTGATATTTATCCCGGAGCGACAGTTCTGGAAGCCGGAATCGGGTCTGGCGCTCTTTCGATGGCGATTCTTCGTTGCATTGGGCCGGCCGGGACCCTGATTTCGTATGAAACCCGGGAAGACTTCGCGAAGCGGGCCCTATTAAATATCGAACAGTATATGGGGCCTCCGACCAATCTCATTTTGAAACATCAGGATATTTACAAGGAAATTACGGAACAAGACCTTGACCGGATTGTCCTGGATGTGCCGGAGCCCTGGCAGGTGGTCCCGCATGCCAGGATTTCTTTAAGGACGGGAGGGGTGTTTCTGTCCTACCTCCCTACGATTGTTCAGGTCATTCAGCTGGTGGAGACCCTGAGAAGGGAAAAAGGTTTTTCCCAGATTAACGTAAGTGAATCGCTGGTCAGAGAATGGAAAGTGGATGGCCAGAGCGTCAGGCCTGACCATCGAATGGTGGCGCATACGGCGTTTTTAACAACGGCACGCCGGATTAATTATTAG
- a CDS encoding thiamine biosynthesis protein ThiS — translation MKVFLHHPRRVEEVKGPRKVDQLLKELEIIPETVLVILKKEGEEELLTEEGQIGDHESVEIRPVISGGAL, via the coding sequence ATGAAAGTGTTTTTACACCACCCCAGGCGGGTTGAAGAGGTAAAGGGCCCCAGAAAGGTAGATCAATTGTTAAAAGAGCTGGAAATTATTCCCGAAACGGTGCTCGTTATTTTGAAAAAGGAGGGGGAAGAGGAACTCCTCACCGAAGAAGGTCAAATCGGGGATCATGAAAGCGTAGAGATCCGTCCGGTAATTTCAGGAGGGGCGTTATGA
- a CDS encoding peptidylprolyl isomerase: protein MVKGFFTFLLVFLMFPGVSLAADKKLAPGTYVVFDTTLGKITCVFYEKEAPKTVQNFIGLVEGTKEWEDPKTHQKVKKPFYDGLIFHRVIPNFMVQGGDPLGIGIGGPGYQFEDEFSPKLRFDGPGRLAMANAGPGTNGSQFFITQVPTPWLDGHHTIFGQVVEGQEIVDKMVAVPKGQNDKPITDIVMKKVTILRIK, encoded by the coding sequence ATGGTTAAAGGTTTTTTTACATTTTTATTGGTGTTCTTGATGTTTCCAGGAGTAAGTTTGGCGGCGGACAAAAAGCTCGCTCCCGGAACTTATGTGGTCTTTGACACGACGTTGGGAAAGATTACCTGCGTTTTTTATGAAAAAGAAGCTCCGAAAACGGTTCAGAATTTTATCGGCCTGGTTGAAGGGACGAAGGAATGGGAGGATCCAAAGACTCATCAAAAAGTGAAAAAACCTTTTTATGACGGATTGATCTTTCACAGAGTGATCCCGAATTTTATGGTGCAGGGAGGAGATCCCCTTGGAATCGGGATCGGCGGCCCCGGTTACCAGTTTGAAGATGAGTTCTCTCCCAAATTAAGATTTGACGGACCGGGGAGGCTTGCCATGGCCAATGCGGGTCCTGGCACCAATGGAAGTCAGTTTTTCATTACACAGGTTCCAACCCCCTGGCTTGATGGCCACCATACGATTTTTGGACAGGTCGTTGAAGGCCAGGAGATTGTCGATAAAATGGTTGCCGTTCCCAAAGGACAAAACGACAAACCGATCACAGACATTGTGATGAAGAAAGTCACCATTTTACGGATTAAATAG
- a CDS encoding adenine nucleotide alpha hydrolase family protein, producing MKCQKCRQKAIIKISRANAKYCKPCFNEFFVSQIRRSLLKDKMVSSDDRILVAVSGGKDSLALWHVLIHSGYRTAGLHIDLGIGGYSESSSEKVEAFTAKFQQTLYSYRLKEAHEMGIVELSRELDRSPCSACGTIKRYHFNRFAIQNGFTVLATGHNLDDEAARLLGNLLRWQEEYLLKQSPVLEKNEDGFVKKIKPLYRLSEYEVAAYSFLNQLDYVVEECPMSQSAPMLVYKKALNLIEHHSPGTKHQFYLSFLENQKKKPLNGLPLELRPCSICGQPTPAAVCGYCKIISRFPGRVEHVISD from the coding sequence ATGAAATGCCAGAAATGCCGCCAAAAAGCCATCATCAAGATTTCACGGGCTAACGCGAAATATTGCAAGCCCTGTTTTAACGAATTTTTTGTTTCGCAAATCAGACGCTCTTTATTAAAGGACAAAATGGTATCTTCCGATGACCGGATTTTAGTGGCAGTGTCCGGAGGAAAAGACAGCCTTGCTTTGTGGCATGTTCTCATTCATTCAGGGTACCGAACGGCCGGGCTTCATATTGATCTTGGAATTGGAGGCTATTCGGAGAGTTCAAGCGAGAAAGTTGAAGCGTTTACGGCGAAGTTCCAACAGACGCTCTATTCCTATCGTTTAAAAGAAGCCCATGAAATGGGGATTGTTGAGCTTTCCCGGGAGTTAGACCGGTCTCCCTGCTCGGCTTGCGGCACCATTAAACGTTATCATTTTAATCGATTCGCAATCCAAAACGGGTTTACAGTTTTAGCAACCGGTCATAACCTGGATGATGAAGCCGCCCGATTGCTGGGAAATCTCTTAAGATGGCAGGAAGAATATCTTTTAAAACAGTCCCCGGTTCTTGAAAAAAATGAAGACGGGTTTGTCAAAAAAATAAAACCGCTCTACCGTCTTTCTGAATATGAAGTGGCTGCCTATTCCTTTTTAAATCAGCTGGATTATGTGGTTGAAGAATGCCCGATGAGCCAGAGCGCGCCGATGCTGGTTTATAAAAAAGCCTTGAATCTAATTGAGCATCACTCGCCCGGGACCAAACACCAGTTTTACCTTTCGTTTCTTGAAAATCAAAAGAAAAAGCCTTTAAATGGTTTACCGCTGGAACTTCGCCCCTGTTCGATTTGCGGACAACCGACCCCCGCGGCTGTTTGCGGGTATTGTAAAATTATTTCCCGCTTCCCGGGCCGCGTGGAGCACGTGATATCAGATTAA
- a CDS encoding DUF2892 domain-containing protein: MELSKESQTDKESVRLKTSRYNMGGTDRTIRGILGISMMFAGLFLFDGFSLNHFGLWVMALSLIPMVTSQMAICPVYKLFGYSTRTAKDEEKEAEYEENYEKDYH; this comes from the coding sequence ATGGAGTTGTCCAAAGAATCTCAAACCGACAAAGAGTCTGTTCGTCTCAAAACATCCCGATATAATATGGGGGGAACAGACCGAACGATCCGGGGAATCCTCGGAATCAGCATGATGTTTGCCGGCCTTTTTCTATTCGATGGATTCAGTCTGAATCATTTCGGCCTCTGGGTGATGGCCTTATCGCTCATTCCGATGGTGACCAGCCAGATGGCGATCTGTCCGGTTTACAAGCTCTTTGGATACAGCACCCGAACCGCCAAGGATGAAGAAAAAGAGGCGGAATATGAGGAGAACTACGAAAAGGATTATCATTGA